A region of Bacillus rossius redtenbacheri isolate Brsri chromosome 2, Brsri_v3, whole genome shotgun sequence DNA encodes the following proteins:
- the LOC134529412 gene encoding uncharacterized protein LOC134529412 isoform X1 codes for MTSDIRLAGKKKSAGPAREWVPSDRGGQRDVTVRTGVPDGNGRRRVLGWRLHAGRQGNGLPCDTEVIKVLRPGQHWKERSVKNTPPPAVQPKRNIVNSSNLAATKSSSRAPGKQHIECGFESTPGTQFVLEHPTSIFWPSSFTTPDETLSSFYYLSLLVVCGSLCLTANIYTSSLPNTRASL; via the exons atgacgtcagacattcggcttgccgggaagaaaaaatcagctgggccggcgagggagtgggtgccgagcgaccgtgGAGGACAGAGggatgtgacggtgcggactggtgtgccggacggcaacgggcgacgaagagtattgggatggaggctccacgctgggcgacagggcaatggattgccctgtgatacagaagtaatcaag GTGCTTCGTCCAGGGCAGCACTGGAAGGAGAGATCTGTCAAGAACACACCGCCACCAGCCGTGCAACCGAAGAGGAACATCGTAAACAGCAGCAACTTGGCCGCAACGAAGTCATCGTCGCGGGCGCCCGGAAAACAGCATATTGAG TGCGGGTTCGAGAGCACCCCTGGAACCCAGTTCGTTCTAGAACATCCCACATCAATATTTTGGCCCAGCAGTTTCACAACACCCGATGAAACGCTATCGTCATTTTACTATCTCTCTCTTCTCGTCGTCTGCGGCTCACTATGCTTGACCGCCAACATATATACATCAAGTCTACCTAACACCCGTGCCAgtttatag
- the LOC134529412 gene encoding uncharacterized protein LOC134529412 isoform X2: MTSDIRLAGKKKSAGPAREWVPSDRGGQRDVTVRTGVPDGNGRRRVLGWRLHAGRQGNGLPCDTEVIKHWKERSVKNTPPPAVQPKRNIVNSSNLAATKSSSRAPGKQHIECGFESTPGTQFVLEHPTSIFWPSSFTTPDETLSSFYYLSLLVVCGSLCLTANIYTSSLPNTRASL, from the exons atgacgtcagacattcggcttgccgggaagaaaaaatcagctgggccggcgagggagtgggtgccgagcgaccgtgGAGGACAGAGggatgtgacggtgcggactggtgtgccggacggcaacgggcgacgaagagtattgggatggaggctccacgctgggcgacagggcaatggattgccctgtgatacagaagtaatcaag CACTGGAAGGAGAGATCTGTCAAGAACACACCGCCACCAGCCGTGCAACCGAAGAGGAACATCGTAAACAGCAGCAACTTGGCCGCAACGAAGTCATCGTCGCGGGCGCCCGGAAAACAGCATATTGAG TGCGGGTTCGAGAGCACCCCTGGAACCCAGTTCGTTCTAGAACATCCCACATCAATATTTTGGCCCAGCAGTTTCACAACACCCGATGAAACGCTATCGTCATTTTACTATCTCTCTCTTCTCGTCGTCTGCGGCTCACTATGCTTGACCGCCAACATATATACATCAAGTCTACCTAACACCCGTGCCAgtttatag